The following are encoded in a window of Streptococcus pasteurianus genomic DNA:
- a CDS encoding DUF1827 family protein, which yields MRLINTTSSHSELVRNQLRNTDTKLVETYSAGNTDVIFTQAPKHYELLISNKYRAIKDSEIEAIREFFLKRKIDKSIVQLDQLKTLHTANLIEISFPTAH from the coding sequence ATGAGGTTAATCAACACAACAAGTAGTCATTCTGAGCTGGTTCGTAATCAGTTGCGAAATACGGATACAAAGCTCGTCGAGACCTATTCTGCAGGAAATACTGATGTTATTTTCACACAAGCGCCAAAACACTACGAGCTATTGATCTCAAACAAATATCGCGCTATTAAAGATAGTGAAATTGAAGCTATTCGTGAATTTTTCCTCAAACGTAAAATCGATAAATCAATCGTTCAACTAGACCAATTAAAAACCTTGCACACAGCAAATCTAATTGAAATTTCATTCCCAACAGCTCACTAA
- a CDS encoding NUDIX hydrolase — MTNPTFGEKLTTVDYKARYGVYAIIPNADKNQIILVQAPNGSWFLPGGEIEAGEDHFSALKRELIEELGFSAELGYYYGQADEYFYSRHRDTYFYNPAYIYEVTHFEEIDNPLEDFNNLSWFSIDEAIDKLKRGSHKWGVEAWKKNHH, encoded by the coding sequence ATGACAAATCCAACTTTCGGTGAAAAACTTACAACTGTTGATTACAAAGCACGCTATGGTGTTTATGCCATTATTCCAAATGCTGATAAAAACCAGATTATCCTAGTTCAAGCACCTAATGGTTCTTGGTTTCTTCCTGGTGGAGAAATCGAAGCTGGTGAAGACCATTTTTCAGCTTTAAAACGTGAACTCATTGAAGAATTGGGCTTTTCGGCTGAGCTAGGTTATTACTATGGACAGGCAGATGAGTATTTTTACTCTCGCCACCGTGATACCTATTTTTATAATCCCGCTTATATCTACGAAGTGACACATTTTGAAGAAATTGATAATCCTTTGGAAGACTTCAACAACCTCTCTTGGTTTTCAATTGATGAAGCTATCGACAAATTAAAACGTGGTAGCCACAAGTGGGGGGTTGAAGCTTGGAAAAAAAATCATCACTAA
- a CDS encoding ATP-dependent Clp protease ATP-binding subunit, whose translation MLCQNCHLNESTIHLYTNVNGQQKQIDLCQNCYQIMKTDPNNTILGGLGNAQTSSTQNQSTGMNPFDDFFSNLNNFHAFGGQDFQNTPPTQSGGGNNGGNNNNYRPNGAASQQQQQKGLLEEFGINVTDIARRGDIDPVIGRDAEIIRVIEILNRRTKNNPVLIGEPGVGKTAVVEGLAQKIVDGNVPQKLQNKQVIRLDVVSLVQGTGIRGQFEERMQKLMEEIRERKDVILFIDEIHEIVGAGSAGDGNMDAGNILKPALARGELQLVGATTLNEYRIIEKDAALERRMQPVKVDEPSVEETITILRGIQKKYEDYHHVKYSDDAIEAAANLSNRYIQDRFLPDKAIDLLDEAGSKMNLTLNFVDPQEIDKRLVEAENLKTQATREEDYERAAYFRDQIAKYKEMQQQTINEDDIPVITEKTIEAIVEEKTNIPVGDLKEKEQSQLINLADDLKTHVIGQDDAVDKIAKAIRRNRVGLGTPNRPIGSFLFVGPTGVGKTELSKQLAIELFGSADSMIRFDMSEYMEKHAVAKLVGAPPGYVGYEEAGQLTEKVRRNPYSLILLDEVEKAHPDVMHMFLQVLDDGRLTDGQGRTVSFKDTIIIMTSNAGTGKTEASVGFGATREGRTNSVLGELSNYFSPEFMNRFDGIIEFKALSKDNLLQIVNLMLDDVNKRLATNDIHLEVSDKVKEKLVDLGYDPKMGARPLRRTIQDHIEDAITDFYLENPSEKDLKAVMTSNGKIIIKSAKKIEKEETTVSAESE comes from the coding sequence ATGCTCTGTCAAAATTGTCATTTAAACGAATCAACAATTCATCTCTATACAAATGTCAATGGTCAGCAAAAGCAAATTGATTTGTGCCAAAATTGCTATCAAATCATGAAAACTGACCCTAACAATACTATTTTAGGTGGTTTAGGAAATGCACAAACTTCTTCCACACAAAATCAATCTACTGGTATGAATCCTTTTGATGATTTCTTCAGTAATTTAAATAATTTCCACGCATTCGGTGGACAAGATTTCCAAAATACGCCTCCAACACAATCAGGTGGTGGAAATAACGGCGGCAATAATAACAATTATCGTCCAAACGGCGCAGCTAGCCAACAGCAACAACAAAAAGGTTTGCTAGAAGAATTTGGTATCAACGTTACTGATATTGCTCGTCGCGGTGACATCGACCCTGTCATTGGACGTGATGCCGAAATCATTCGTGTGATTGAAATTCTTAACCGTCGTACCAAAAATAATCCTGTTCTTATTGGTGAACCAGGGGTTGGTAAAACAGCCGTTGTTGAAGGATTAGCTCAAAAAATCGTAGATGGTAACGTTCCACAAAAACTTCAAAATAAACAGGTTATTCGTCTTGATGTCGTTAGCCTTGTGCAAGGAACAGGTATTCGTGGTCAATTTGAAGAACGTATGCAAAAACTCATGGAAGAAATCCGTGAACGCAAGGACGTTATTCTCTTCATTGACGAAATTCACGAAATTGTCGGTGCTGGTTCTGCAGGCGACGGCAACATGGACGCTGGTAATATTTTAAAACCAGCACTTGCTCGTGGTGAACTTCAATTAGTTGGTGCTACGACACTCAATGAATACCGCATTATTGAAAAAGATGCAGCACTTGAACGCCGTATGCAACCTGTCAAAGTTGATGAACCAAGCGTGGAAGAAACGATTACGATTCTTCGTGGTATTCAAAAGAAATACGAAGATTATCATCATGTCAAATACAGCGATGATGCAATTGAAGCTGCCGCAAATCTTTCTAACCGTTACATTCAGGATCGCTTCCTCCCAGATAAAGCCATTGATTTGCTAGACGAAGCTGGTTCTAAAATGAATTTAACCCTTAACTTTGTTGACCCACAAGAAATCGACAAGCGTTTAGTGGAAGCTGAAAACCTAAAAACACAAGCTACTCGCGAAGAAGATTATGAACGCGCAGCTTATTTCCGTGACCAAATCGCTAAATACAAGGAAATGCAACAACAAACAATCAACGAAGACGATATCCCAGTCATTACTGAAAAGACTATCGAAGCTATCGTTGAAGAAAAAACTAACATTCCTGTTGGTGATTTGAAAGAAAAGGAACAATCACAATTAATTAATCTTGCTGATGATTTGAAAACACACGTCATTGGTCAAGATGATGCCGTTGACAAGATTGCCAAAGCTATTCGCCGTAATCGTGTCGGTCTTGGTACCCCAAATCGTCCAATCGGTTCGTTCCTCTTTGTTGGACCAACTGGTGTTGGTAAAACAGAACTTTCTAAACAATTAGCGATTGAACTTTTCGGCTCAGCTGACAGTATGATTCGTTTCGATATGTCTGAATACATGGAAAAACATGCGGTCGCTAAACTTGTCGGAGCGCCTCCAGGATACGTTGGTTACGAAGAAGCTGGTCAATTGACAGAAAAAGTTCGCCGTAATCCATACTCACTCATCCTTCTTGACGAAGTTGAAAAAGCGCATCCTGATGTTATGCATATGTTCTTGCAAGTTCTTGATGACGGTCGTTTGACTGACGGTCAAGGTCGTACAGTAAGCTTCAAAGATACTATTATTATCATGACTTCTAATGCTGGTACTGGTAAAACAGAAGCTTCAGTTGGTTTCGGTGCTACTCGTGAAGGACGTACAAATTCTGTTCTTGGTGAACTTAGCAACTACTTCAGTCCTGAATTCATGAACCGTTTCGACGGTATTATCGAATTTAAGGCTCTTAGCAAAGACAATCTTCTCCAAATTGTTAACCTTATGCTTGACGATGTCAATAAACGCCTAGCAACTAACGATATTCACCTCGAAGTTTCTGATAAAGTAAAAGAAAAATTAGTTGACCTTGGCTACGATCCTAAAATGGGTGCTCGTCCATTACGTCGTACTATCCAAGATCACATTGAAGATGCCATTACAGACTTCTATCTTGAAAACCCAAGCGAAAAAGATTTGAAAGCTGTTATGACAAGTAATGGTAAAATTATCATCAAATCTGCTAAAAAAATTGAAAAAGAAGAAACAACCGTTTCAGCAGAATCAGAATAA
- a CDS encoding DUF3278 domain-containing protein: protein MKTKKISLWLKFIKRFYGINGKLDEYREQEVNRISNKLFIGLFFFELFFSAIILLINQTIAATAVLYINLFGLIFVIPIILLVMLTNRDLQTSLEIPKNEVEQTRQNARKKGWLVDGIFALFMLVFNAFSKWQEGKNPLELFTNPLRLIAITLGGVIWGAAMGSMTASQIDPEKA from the coding sequence ATGAAAACGAAGAAAATATCACTTTGGTTAAAATTTATTAAACGTTTCTACGGAATTAATGGCAAATTAGACGAATATCGCGAACAAGAAGTTAATCGTATCAGCAATAAACTGTTTATCGGTCTTTTTTTCTTTGAGTTATTCTTTTCTGCTATTATTTTACTCATCAACCAGACAATAGCGGCCACTGCTGTCCTCTATATTAATCTCTTCGGCCTCATTTTTGTTATTCCTATTATTCTTCTTGTTATGTTGACCAATCGTGATTTGCAAACATCATTGGAAATCCCTAAAAATGAAGTCGAACAGACACGGCAGAATGCTCGCAAAAAGGGCTGGTTAGTTGATGGAATTTTTGCACTATTCATGCTCGTTTTTAACGCTTTTAGCAAATGGCAAGAGGGAAAAAATCCTTTGGAACTCTTCACAAATCCTCTCAGACTTATCGCAATCACCCTCGGTGGGGTAATTTGGGGCGCTGCTATGGGGTCTATGACAGCCAGTCAAATTGACCCTGAGAAAGCATAG
- a CDS encoding helix-turn-helix transcriptional regulator — protein MKELKKSNKKIFAKKQIGVTRQTVNLIENNKYSPSFELCITLVEALQTNLNTLFWETRHL, from the coding sequence ATCAAGGAACTTAAGAAAAGTAACAAAAAAATTTTTGCTAAAAAACAAATAGGTGTTACCCGCCAAACGGTTAACCTCATCGAAAATAATAAGTATAGTCCGTCATTTGAACTTTGTATCACATTAGTGGAGGCGTTGCAAACTAATCTCAACACACTTTTTTGGGAAACTAGACATTTATAA
- the argF gene encoding ornithine carbamoyltransferase, whose translation MAINDSFLKEIDFTKEELVELIDLGLKFKELKKKKIPHKYLEGLNIALIFEKTSTRTRSAFTVAGQDLGMNVTYLGSSEIQLGKKESVIDTAKVLGSMFDGIEYRGFKQEDVEALAEYSGVPVWNGLTDTWHPTQMIADFMTLKEVFGKLEGLTIAYVGDGRNNMANSLLVTSAILGVNVKIIAPASLQPEAEIIEVAQKYNNGAELTITDDLAAVKGVDMLYTDVWVSMGEKVDFKERIDLLLPYQINAELLAKTENPDVIVMHCLPAFHDLNTEIGQEIYDKYGLAELEITDEIFQKYSSIIFQEAENRMHSIKAIMYNSLKAI comes from the coding sequence ATGGCTATTAATGATTCATTTTTGAAAGAGATTGATTTTACTAAGGAAGAACTGGTTGAACTGATTGATTTAGGATTGAAATTTAAAGAGTTGAAAAAGAAAAAAATTCCTCATAAATATTTAGAGGGGTTGAACATTGCTCTTATTTTTGAAAAGACAAGTACACGAACACGTTCAGCTTTCACGGTGGCTGGGCAAGATTTGGGCATGAACGTGACTTATCTTGGTAGTAGCGAGATTCAACTTGGTAAAAAGGAATCAGTCATTGATACGGCAAAAGTTCTTGGTTCGATGTTTGACGGGATTGAGTACCGTGGTTTCAAACAAGAAGATGTTGAAGCCTTGGCTGAGTATTCTGGTGTGCCAGTCTGGAATGGTTTGACAGATACTTGGCATCCAACACAAATGATTGCTGATTTTATGACCTTAAAAGAAGTTTTTGGAAAATTAGAAGGCTTGACGATTGCTTATGTCGGTGATGGGCGTAATAATATGGCAAATTCTTTGCTTGTGACTTCGGCAATTCTTGGTGTCAATGTTAAAATTATTGCGCCAGCCAGCTTGCAACCTGAAGCTGAAATTATTGAAGTTGCTCAAAAATACAACAATGGTGCTGAATTAACCATTACAGATGACCTTGCTGCGGTTAAAGGTGTTGATATGCTTTACACTGATGTTTGGGTATCAATGGGAGAAAAAGTTGATTTCAAAGAACGTATTGACCTCTTATTGCCTTACCAAATCAATGCAGAACTATTAGCGAAAACTGAAAATCCTGATGTGATTGTCATGCATTGCTTACCAGCTTTCCATGACCTTAATACCGAAATTGGTCAAGAAATTTATGACAAATATGGTCTTGCTGAACTTGAAATTACCGATGAGATTTTTCAAAAATACAGTTCAATCATTTTTCAAGAAGCTGAAAACCGTATGCATTCTATCAAAGCGATTATGTACAATTCACTAAAAGCAATTTAA
- a CDS encoding DUF1797 family protein, producing MESHLVRIINRLELMTTDSSNLKRNFERDGVVVAEVSFSNDPENGPVFTLRDVEARESYSFDSIDLIAMEIYDLLY from the coding sequence ATGGAATCACATTTGGTGAGAATTATCAATCGTCTTGAGTTAATGACAACTGATAGTAGTAATCTAAAACGTAATTTTGAACGTGATGGTGTCGTTGTGGCAGAAGTGTCATTCAGTAATGACCCTGAAAATGGTCCAGTTTTCACTTTGCGTGATGTTGAAGCGCGTGAGTCTTACTCATTTGATAGCATCGATTTAATCGCAATGGAAATTTATGACCTTCTTTACTAA
- a CDS encoding amino acid ABC transporter permease, with protein MDFSFLPKYWAYFNYGVLVTIMISACVVFFGTIIGILVALVKRTNIKVLNWIASFYVWVFRGTPMVVQIMIAFAWIHFNNAPIVGFGVLDLDFSRLLPGIIIISLNSGAYISEIVRAGIEAVPKGQLEAAYSLGIRPVNAMRYVILPQALKNILPALGNEFITIIKDSSLLQTIGVMELWNGAQSVVTATYLPITPLLFAAFYYLMVTTVMSFLVKRLEKRMGNGGSN; from the coding sequence ATGGACTTTTCATTTTTGCCAAAATATTGGGCTTATTTTAACTATGGTGTCCTTGTAACCATTATGATTTCAGCATGTGTTGTTTTCTTTGGGACAATCATTGGTATCTTGGTTGCTTTAGTTAAACGTACAAATATAAAAGTTTTAAATTGGATTGCTAGTTTTTACGTTTGGGTCTTTCGTGGGACTCCGATGGTTGTTCAAATCATGATTGCCTTTGCTTGGATACACTTTAATAATGCGCCAATCGTTGGCTTTGGTGTTCTTGACCTTGATTTTTCACGTTTGCTTCCAGGTATCATTATTATTTCGTTAAATAGCGGAGCTTATATTTCTGAAATCGTCCGTGCTGGTATCGAAGCAGTACCAAAAGGACAGCTTGAAGCGGCGTATTCGCTTGGTATTCGCCCAGTCAATGCAATGCGTTATGTCATTTTGCCGCAAGCCCTCAAAAATATCTTACCAGCACTTGGTAATGAATTTATTACCATTATCAAAGATAGTTCACTTCTTCAAACTATCGGAGTTATGGAATTGTGGAATGGTGCCCAATCGGTCGTAACAGCAACGTATTTGCCCATCACACCATTGTTATTTGCTGCGTTCTACTACCTCATGGTGACAACTGTGATGTCATTCTTAGTGAAACGACTTGAAAAACGCATGGGAAATGGAGGTAGCAACTAA
- a CDS encoding amino acid ABC transporter ATP-binding protein codes for MSEMLISIKGLHKYFGKNEVLKGIDLDIKSGEVVVIIGPSGSGKSTFLRTMNLLETPTKGMITFEGVDITDKKNDIFKMREKMGMVFQQFNLFPNMTVLENITLSPTKTKGISKAEAEAKAYDLLDKVGLRDKSDVYPASLSGGQQQRIAIARGLAMDPDVLLFDEPTSALDPEMVGEVLGVMQDLAKSGMTMAIVTHEMGFAREVADRVIFMDGGVIVEQGTPEEVFEQTKEARTKDFLSKVL; via the coding sequence ATGTCAGAAATGCTTATTTCAATTAAAGGACTTCATAAATATTTCGGAAAAAATGAAGTGTTAAAAGGTATTGACCTTGATATTAAATCTGGTGAAGTGGTTGTTATCATTGGACCTTCAGGGTCAGGAAAATCAACATTTCTTCGTACAATGAACTTACTTGAAACACCGACAAAAGGTATGATTACTTTTGAGGGTGTTGATATTACAGATAAGAAAAATGATATTTTCAAGATGCGTGAAAAAATGGGAATGGTTTTCCAACAGTTCAATCTCTTCCCAAATATGACGGTACTTGAGAATATCACATTATCACCAACTAAAACAAAGGGTATCTCTAAAGCAGAAGCAGAAGCAAAAGCTTATGATTTATTAGATAAAGTTGGGCTCCGCGACAAATCAGACGTTTATCCAGCTAGTTTGTCAGGTGGTCAACAGCAACGTATCGCAATTGCGCGTGGACTTGCTATGGATCCAGATGTACTGCTCTTTGATGAACCAACATCAGCGCTTGACCCAGAAATGGTTGGTGAAGTACTTGGTGTTATGCAAGATTTAGCAAAATCAGGAATGACAATGGCGATTGTTACCCATGAAATGGGATTTGCACGTGAAGTGGCTGATCGTGTTATCTTCATGGACGGAGGTGTCATTGTTGAACAAGGAACGCCCGAAGAAGTCTTCGAACAAACCAAAGAAGCTCGTACAAAAGATTTCTTGAGTAAAGTTTTATAA
- a CDS encoding ferrous iron transport protein A → MILQNAKIDIPYAVVGIDLPDESVRHLSNLGLKVGASLKVVSKTPTSAIVMLKSSRLAFDQSILNHVDVTEEEGELETLPLSELKVGEFAYVDGIYAINEAKRRLMDMGLTRHTKVYLRKVAPLGDPIEISLRGYELTLRKSEAQMISVVKVDSKEKK, encoded by the coding sequence TTGATTTTGCAAAATGCTAAAATTGATATTCCCTACGCAGTCGTTGGCATTGATTTACCTGATGAAAGTGTTCGACATTTATCAAACTTAGGGTTAAAAGTTGGTGCTTCGTTAAAAGTTGTTTCAAAAACGCCAACGAGTGCAATTGTCATGCTTAAATCAAGCCGTTTGGCATTTGATCAGTCAATTTTAAATCATGTTGACGTTACTGAAGAAGAAGGAGAACTTGAAACTTTGCCTCTTTCAGAGTTGAAAGTTGGAGAATTTGCTTATGTGGATGGTATTTATGCTATTAATGAAGCAAAACGTCGCCTTATGGATATGGGATTAACACGCCATACCAAAGTTTATCTTCGTAAAGTAGCGCCATTAGGAGACCCTATCGAAATTAGTTTACGTGGTTACGAGTTAACCTTACGTAAATCAGAAGCGCAGATGATTAGTGTTGTGAAAGTAGATAGTAAGGAGAAAAAATGA
- the feoB gene encoding ferrous iron transport protein B, translating to MTEIALIGNPNSGKTSLFNLLTGTSQRVGNWPGVTVERKSGTVKKHSDWKVQDLPGIYSMSPYTPEEKVARDYLLSNHADSILNVVDSTNLERNLYLTTQLIETGIPVTVALNMSDALKGQGKTINIDKLSYQLGVPVVSTSAIKNTGVDKVIKKAAYTTKETVDTIQYPTYSDKFEAALKQIIDILGDIVPECSARFYAIKFFERDALVQNEVELSEFQKGEINEVIKITEDIFTEDSESIVVNERYEFIERVAKMAQNQDSNFKMTISDKIDRVVTNRILALPIFAIVMFLVYYLSIQTVGTMWTDWVNDVLFGDLVPNWVQAGLDYLHVSGWLESLIIDGIVAGVGTVLGFLPQIFVLFICLGILEDIGYMSRIAFVMDRVFRRFGLSGKSFIPMLIATGCGVPAIMASRTIENERDRRITIMTATFMPCSAKLEIIALIAGAFFPDNPFVAPSTYFIGFLTIILSGIALKKTSFLGSYVSPFIMELPAYHMPKVWSVLRYAFGKAMSFVKRAGTIIFSLTVIIWFMSSYDFAFQAVDTEYSILAALGRAIAWIFQPLGFGDWKATVAAATGLAAKEAVVGTFGVLYNDSTTSGLYHALQLDYTSLAAYSFLTFNLLCAPCFAAMGAIKREMGDAKWTIGAIGFQTGLAYVVSLIIYQLGLVVFYGKGITFWTIVAVILLITIIYFIVRKPRQVKEKVITLDNLEIAGE from the coding sequence ATGACAGAGATAGCCTTAATTGGGAATCCAAATAGTGGGAAAACCAGTCTCTTTAATTTATTGACTGGAACAAGTCAACGTGTTGGTAACTGGCCTGGTGTTACTGTTGAACGAAAAAGTGGTACCGTTAAAAAGCACAGTGATTGGAAAGTGCAAGACTTACCAGGGATTTACTCAATGTCACCTTATACGCCAGAAGAAAAAGTGGCACGTGACTATTTATTGAGTAATCATGCGGATAGCATTCTTAATGTTGTTGATTCGACAAACTTGGAACGTAACCTTTATTTGACAACGCAGTTGATTGAAACAGGTATTCCTGTGACCGTTGCGCTTAATATGAGCGATGCCCTCAAAGGTCAAGGAAAAACGATTAATATCGATAAACTTTCTTATCAACTTGGTGTTCCAGTCGTTTCTACTAGTGCTATTAAGAATACAGGTGTTGATAAAGTTATCAAAAAAGCAGCATATACCACTAAAGAAACCGTTGATACCATTCAATATCCTACTTATAGTGATAAATTTGAAGCGGCTTTGAAACAAATTATTGATATCTTAGGTGATATTGTTCCAGAATGTTCTGCACGTTTTTATGCTATTAAATTTTTTGAACGTGATGCCTTGGTTCAAAATGAAGTAGAATTGTCAGAATTCCAAAAAGGTGAAATCAATGAAGTGATTAAAATCACAGAAGACATTTTCACAGAGGATTCTGAATCTATCGTTGTCAATGAACGTTATGAATTTATCGAACGTGTGGCTAAAATGGCACAAAACCAAGATAGTAATTTCAAGATGACGATTTCAGATAAAATCGACCGTGTCGTGACAAACCGTATTTTGGCATTGCCGATTTTTGCGATAGTTATGTTCTTGGTTTATTACCTATCTATTCAAACAGTCGGAACAATGTGGACAGACTGGGTGAACGATGTTCTCTTTGGTGATTTGGTGCCAAATTGGGTACAAGCTGGTCTTGATTACTTGCACGTATCTGGTTGGTTAGAATCATTGATTATTGACGGAATCGTTGCAGGGGTTGGTACGGTTCTTGGTTTCTTGCCACAAATCTTTGTTCTATTTATCTGTTTGGGTATTTTAGAAGATATTGGTTACATGAGCCGTATTGCCTTTGTCATGGACCGTGTGTTCCGACGCTTTGGGTTGTCAGGAAAATCTTTCATTCCGATGTTGATTGCGACAGGATGTGGTGTGCCTGCGATTATGGCAAGTCGTACCATTGAAAACGAACGTGACCGTCGTATTACCATTATGACAGCAACGTTCATGCCATGTTCGGCTAAATTGGAAATTATTGCTTTGATTGCGGGAGCATTTTTCCCAGATAATCCATTTGTTGCGCCATCTACATATTTTATAGGTTTCTTGACAATTATTTTATCAGGGATTGCGCTTAAAAAAACAAGTTTCCTTGGAAGCTATGTTAGTCCATTTATCATGGAATTGCCAGCTTATCATATGCCAAAAGTGTGGTCAGTATTACGTTATGCCTTTGGTAAAGCCATGAGCTTTGTAAAACGTGCTGGTACCATCATTTTCAGTTTGACGGTTATTATCTGGTTTATGTCATCTTATGATTTTGCTTTCCAAGCTGTTGATACGGAGTATTCAATCCTTGCTGCTCTTGGTAGAGCAATTGCTTGGATTTTCCAACCACTTGGTTTTGGTGACTGGAAAGCTACTGTTGCAGCTGCGACAGGGCTTGCAGCCAAAGAAGCCGTTGTTGGAACATTCGGTGTCTTGTATAATGACAGCACAACTAGTGGTTTGTATCATGCTTTGCAATTGGATTACACATCACTAGCAGCTTATTCATTCTTGACATTTAATCTGCTCTGTGCGCCATGTTTTGCTGCAATGGGTGCTATCAAACGTGAAATGGGAGATGCGAAGTGGACAATTGGTGCAATTGGCTTCCAAACAGGACTTGCTTATGTGGTTAGTTTGATTATCTATCAACTTGGGCTTGTTGTTTTCTATGGTAAAGGCATCACATTCTGGACGATTGTAGCCGTTATCTTGTTGATTACTATTATTTACTTTATCGTTAGAAAACCAAGACAAGTTAAAGAAAAAGTGATTACTTTAGATAATCTAGAAATAGCTGGAGAATAA
- a CDS encoding FeoB-associated Cys-rich membrane protein — protein sequence MSTIIIAAIIAFAVFMGFRSFIKGKGSCGDCDCNCPVKDEMHKTAK from the coding sequence ATGTCAACGATTATTATTGCTGCAATTATTGCATTTGCGGTGTTTATGGGCTTTCGTAGTTTCATCAAAGGAAAAGGATCTTGTGGTGATTGTGATTGTAACTGCCCAGTCAAAGATGAAATGCATAAAACAGCAAAGTAA
- a CDS encoding bifunctional methylenetetrahydrofolate dehydrogenase/methenyltetrahydrofolate cyclohydrolase, whose translation MATIIDGKALAVKKQTELVEKVEKLKAETGVVPGLVVILVGDDPASQVYVRNKERSAKKAGFLSETVRLSESISEEELIQVIEQYNEDDRFHGILVQLPLPAHINDKRVILAIDPKKDVDGFHPINTGHLWNGRPVMVPCTPAGIMELLREYDIDLEGKTAVIIGRSNIVGKPMAQLLLDKNATVTLAHSRTRHLARVTKQADVLIVAIGQGHFVTKEFVKEGAVVIDVGMNRDDNGKLIGDVKFDEVEPLASFITPVPGGVGPMTITMLMEQTYQSALRSVKA comes from the coding sequence ATGGCAACAATTATAGATGGAAAAGCTTTAGCTGTCAAAAAACAGACTGAATTAGTTGAAAAAGTTGAAAAATTAAAAGCTGAGACGGGCGTTGTGCCTGGTTTGGTCGTTATTCTTGTTGGTGATGATCCAGCTAGTCAAGTTTATGTCCGAAATAAAGAACGTTCTGCTAAGAAAGCAGGATTTTTAAGTGAAACTGTTCGCCTTTCAGAATCAATCAGTGAAGAAGAATTAATTCAAGTGATTGAACAATATAACGAGGATGACCGTTTCCATGGTATTTTGGTGCAATTGCCACTTCCTGCACACATTAATGATAAGCGTGTGATTCTAGCAATTGACCCTAAAAAAGACGTAGATGGTTTCCACCCAATCAACACAGGACACCTTTGGAATGGACGTCCTGTCATGGTACCGTGTACGCCAGCTGGCATTATGGAATTGCTTCGTGAGTATGACATTGATTTAGAAGGTAAAACAGCTGTCATCATTGGGCGTTCAAATATTGTCGGAAAACCAATGGCGCAGCTATTACTGGACAAAAATGCAACGGTTACCTTGGCGCATTCTCGTACACGTCATTTGGCGCGCGTGACAAAACAAGCTGATGTTTTAATCGTGGCAATCGGTCAAGGACATTTTGTAACCAAAGAATTTGTGAAAGAAGGGGCAGTGGTTATTGATGTCGGTATGAACCGTGATGACAATGGTAAGCTCATTGGAGATGTTAAATTTGACGAAGTTGAACCACTCGCAAGTTTTATCACACCAGTACCTGGTGGCGTTGGTCCAATGACCATTACAATGCTTATGGAACAAACATATCAATCTGCCCTTAGAAGTGTGAAAGCATGA